In Mycteria americana isolate JAX WOST 10 ecotype Jacksonville Zoo and Gardens chromosome 5, USCA_MyAme_1.0, whole genome shotgun sequence, one DNA window encodes the following:
- the PTPN21 gene encoding tyrosine-protein phosphatase non-receptor type 21 isoform X4, with the protein MISMNLRSFYKDLLCFQCLSYLKGWLQEEKILEEATQKVALLHQKYRGLTPPDAEMLYMQEVERMEGYGEETYPAKDSQGSDIFIGACLDGIFVKHKNGRPPVVFRWHDIANMSHNKSFFALELANKEETIQFQTEDMETAKYVWRMCVARHKFYRLNKCSLDSLDSPPEEGSQKSSLILSLPRFPILSRPSLPKGQTQPVTVNPVRRRSSSRMSMPKPQPYMMPPPPQLHYNGHYTEPYASSQDNLFVSNQNGYYCHSQTSLDRAPHDYGGRIRNGSVYSAHSTNSLNNPQHYLQPSPMSSNPSITGSDVLRTDYVPSHRHSALIPPSYRPTPDYETVMRQLNRGMVHADRQSHSMRNLNISNSYAYSRPDALVYSQPEIREHAHFTSPQSNHYPFNLNYSFHSQSPYPYPAEKRPVVGAVSVPELTNVQLQAQDYPAPNIMKTQVYRPPPPYPYPRPANSTPDLSRHIYISSSNPDLITRRVHHSVQTFQEDSLPVAHSLQEVSEPLTSARHAQLQKRNSIEIAGLTPSFEGIRIKERTMSASAADVALPRVISEGSQPNVLMERTKQKESEQEEGVNCDHKKTLSDATMLIHSSEEEEFEEENKATTSLSPLPEDQTQLSSVMGGYSHDSVLNYPYSSVASSAGPLHILEPKLHITETEKRMKDISPIHLLVESQVQRRGEGLLTPSMSESDLTTSGRYRVRKDSVKKRPVSDLLSGKKNIVEGLPPLGGMKKNKNDAKKIGPLKLAALNGLALTRMPLPDEGKEESTRATNDERCKVLEQRLEQGMVFTEYERIQKKRLMDGECSIARLPENAERNRFQDVLPYDDTRVELVPTKENNTGYINASHIKISVGGIEWDYIATQGPLQNTCQDFWQMIWEQGIAIIAMVTAEEESGREKSFRYWPRLGSRHNTVTYGRFKITTRFRTDSGCYATTGLKIKHLLTGQERTVWHLQYTDWPEHGCPEDLKGFLSYLEEIQSVRRHTNSTADPKNSNPPVLVHCSAGVGRTGVVILSEIMIACLEHNEMLDIPRVLDMLRQQRMMMVQTLSQYTFVYGVLIQFLKSSRLI; encoded by the exons ATGATCAGTATGAATCTCAGGAGTTTCTACAAAGATTTGCTTTGTTTCCAGTG TCTATCTTACCTTAAGGGTTGGCtacaagaagagaaaatattggAAGAAGCGACACAGAAAGTTGCCTTGCTACATCAGAAGTACAG AGGCCTTACTCCTCCTGATGCAGAAATGTTATATATGCAAGAAGTAGAGAGAATGGAAGGCTATGGTGAAGAGACCTATCCTGCAAAG GACAGCCAAGGAAGTGACATATTCATTGGAGCATGTCTTGATGGTATCTTTGTGAAACACAAAAATGGTCGTCCTCCTGTTGTATTTAG GTGGCATGATATTGCCAACATGTCCCACAACAAATCCTTTTTTGCATTAGAGCTGGCAAACAAAGAAGAGACAATCCAATTCCAAACT GAAGATATGGAAACAGCAAAATATGTGTGGAGGATGTGTGTGGCTAGACACAAATTTTACAGACTAAATAAATGCAGCCT AGATTCCCTGGACTCTCCACCTGAGGAGGGCTCTCAGAAATCTTCACTCATTCTTTCCCTTCCACGCTTTCCAATCCTTTCTCGTCCTTCACTTCCCAAAGG ACAAACTCAGCCTGTTACAGTGAATCCTGTTAGGAGGCGGTCTTCGTCCAGGATGTCTATG CCCAAGCCTCAGCCTTATATGATGCCTCCACCACCTCAGCTGCATTACAATGGTCATTATACTGAACCATATGCATCCTCCCAAG ATAACCTCTTTGTGAGCAATCAGAATGGATACTACTGTCACTCTCAGACTAGCTTGGATAGAGCCCCTCATGACTACGGTGGTCGGATCCGCAACGGTAGTGTTTATAGTGCACATAGCACAAACTCCTTGAACAATCCACAACATTACTTGCAGCCGTCCCCCATGTCCTCAAACCCAAGCATTACTGGAAGCGATGTCCTCAGAACTGATTATGTCCCATCACATAGACATAGTGCGTTGATACCGCCTTCTTATCGTCCCACGCCAGACTATGAAACTGTGATGAGACAGCTCAACAGGGGAATGGTGCACGCAGATAGGCAGAGTCATTCAATGAGAAATCTTAACATCAGCAATTCATATGCTTACAGCAGGCCTGATGCCTTAGTTTACAGTCAGCCTGAAATACGAGAGCATGCTCACTTCACTTCCCCACAATCTAACCATTATCCATTTAACCTGAACTACAGTTTTCATAGCCAATCCCCCTATCCTTATCCTGCTGAAAAACGCCCAGTTGTTGGGGCAGTCAGTGTGCCTGAGTTGACAAATGTGCAGCTCCAGGCTCAGGACTATCCAGCACCAAATATAATGAAGACCCAAGTCTATCGACCACCTCCCCCATACCCGTACCCAAGACCTGCAAATAGTACTCCAGACCTTTCACGACATATCTACATTAGCAGCAGCAATCCAGATCTTATCACAAGGCGAGTGCACCATTCTGTCCAGACATTTCAGGAAGACAGCCTGCCTGTGGCACATTCTCTTCAGGAAGTCAGTGAACCTCTAACGTCGGCACGCCatgctcagctgcagaaaaggaaCAGTATTGAAATAGCAGGCTTGACTCCCAGCTTTGAAGGAATAAGAATTAAAGAGAGGACCATGTCAGCTTCTGCAGCAGATGTGGCTCTTCCAAGAGTTATCTCCGAAGGGTCACAGCCCAACGTTCTGATGgagagaacaaagcaaaaagaaagtgaGCAAGAAGAAGGTGTGAACTGTGATCATAAGAAAACCCTTTCAGATGCCACTATGCTGATTCACAGTAGTGAGGAAGAagaatttgaagaagaaaacaaggctACTACAagtctttctcctctccctgaagATCAAACCCAACTTTCATCCGTTATGGGTGGTTATTCTCATGATTCAGTACTGAACTACCCTTATAGCTCTGTTGCTTCATCTGCTGGCCCTTTGCATATTCTTGAGCCTAAATTACAtatcacagagacagaaaagagaatgaaagataTAAGCCCCATTCATTTACTAGTAGAAAGCCAGGTacagagaagaggggaaggacTGCTTACTCCATCTATGTCAGAATCTGATCTTACAACATCAGGGAGATACAGAGTAAGGAAAGATTCAGTAAAGAAGAGACCTGTGTCTGATCTTTTGTCTGGGAAGAAGAATATTGTGGAAGGCCTTCCCCCGCTAGGT ggtatgaaaaagaataaaaatgatgcaaaaaaaaTAGGGCCTCTAAAGCTAGCTGCCCTAAATGGACTAGCTTTGACTAGAATGCCTCTGCCAGATGAGGGGAAGGAAGAATCAACAAGAGCAACAAATGATGAACGG TGTAAAGTTCTGGAACAACGGTTAGAGCAGGGAATGGTGTTTACTGAATATGAGcgcattcagaaaaaaagacttatGGATGGTGAGTGCTCAATAGCTCGGCttcctgaaaatgctgaaagaaaccGGTTCCAGGACGTCCTTCCTTATGATGATACCAGAGTAGAGCTAGTCCCAACCAAAGAAAATAACACGGGTTACATCAATGCATCTCATATCAAG ATCTCTGTTGGTGGCATAGAGTGGGATTACATTGCTACGCAGGGCCCTTTGCAGAATACATGTCAGGATTTCTGGCAGATGATCTGGGAACAAGGGATTGCCATTATAGCTATGGTGACAGCAGAGGAA GAAAGTGGGCGAGAAAAAAGCTTCAGATACTGGCCACGTCTTGGTTCAAGACACAACACTGTAACATATGGAAGATTTAAGATTACCACACGATTCCGTACTGACTCAGGCTGCTATGCAACTACGGGTTTGAAGATTAAACATCTTCTCACAGGACAGGAGAGAACAGTTTGGCATCTGCAGTATACTGACTGGCCAGAGCATGGCTGTCCAGAGGATTTAAAGGGATTTCTCT